From the Colletotrichum lupini chromosome 10, complete sequence genome, one window contains:
- a CDS encoding FAD binding domain-containing protein: MPSTVWYTAAAVLFFVPTFAASASFGPASGIRSNAASQLTGCDILIRAGLSGQIFFSNDTEYAVTIQSYYSGDVQDVRPSCILKPTTSQQVSDAIKSLNSEALGCWTVAIRSGGHSPFPSNNAANGVTIDLGGINSISYMENPDSPGHGVAALGPGGRWSEVYSALEEQGVMTTGGREGHVGVGGFLLGGGFSWYSAKYGLSADNVLNYEVVLANGSLIEANATAHADLFKALKGGMNNLGVVTRFDLRTFPANDIYGGIVAFAYTDKEPVVKSFITMVRENEENPAESGFVSLSWGPGRDPSVAFITANVDGVSKSSSFAGLADLGPLIDTRSAVPNSEFVKQLQSTLGLYNVWFTQSFHATMEMGRKVLEVFEALIADLEGKLDENATIIFVMTPLSTNYANNGPNILGLNEELTEPSVVLQVECLLPTPNDEALLTGKFEAVIDEISEHAARTGQSTIFKYINYAHQTQDPLQSYGGDNQDFLEKVAQTYDPNGFFQHRVSGGFKISKSTRA; the protein is encoded by the exons ATGCCTTCAACGGTGTGGTACACCGCTGCAGCGGTTCTATTCTTTGTTCCAACATTTGCAGCATCCGCGTCTTTTGGACCTGCTAGCGGCATTCGGTCCAATGCTGCATCCCAACTCACAGGG TGCGATATCCTCATCCGCGCTGGGCTCTCTGGCCAAATTTTCTTTTCGAACGACACGGAGTACGCCGTCACCATTCAGTCTTACTACTCTGGCGATGTTCAAGACGTTCGACCTTCATGTATCCTCAAGCCCACGACTTCACAGCAGGTTTCGGACGCCATCAAGTCACTTAACAGCGAAGCCTTGGGCTGTTGGACGGTGGCCATACGTAGCGGTGGCCACTCACCATTCCCGTCGAATAATGCTGCCAATGGCGTTACCATCGATCTCGGTGGCATCAATTCCATTAGCTATATGGAGAATCCTGATTCGCCGGGACACGGTGTCGCAGCGCTCGGCCCCGGTGGGCGCTGGAGTGAAGTCTACTCTGCCCTCGAGGAACAAGGGGTGATGACAACGGGCGGACGCGAAGGTCATGTTGGTGTGGGAGGGTTCTTGCTTGGCGGAG GCTTCTCATGGTATTCTGCGAAGTACGGCCTTTCCGCCGATAATGTTTTGAACTACGAG GTGGTGCTCGCTAATGGTAGTCTCATTGAAGCGAACGCGACGGCGCATGCGGACCTCTTCAAGGCTCTGAAAGGTGGCATGAACAATCTTGGTGTCGTGACAAGGTTCGACCTGCGAACTTTCCCTGCAAATGACATTTACGGTGGTATCGTCGCATTCGCATATACAGACAAGGAACCCGTCGTGAAAAGCTTCATCACTATGGTCAGAGAGAACGAGGAAAATCCTGCCGAGAGCGGATTTGTTTCCTTGTCATGGGGTCCTGGGCGAGATCCTTCAGTCGCCTTCATTACCGCCAACGTTGATGGCGTCAGCAAATCGTCCTCCTTCGCCGGACTCGCGGACTTGGGGCCTCTTATTGACACCAGATCGGCGGTCCCGAACTCAGAATTCGTCAAGCAGCTCCAAAGCACACTCGGTTTGTACAATGTGTGGTTTACGCAGAGCTTCCACGCAACCATGGAGATGGGCAGGAAAGTTCTTGAAGTTTTCGAGGCTCTCATCGCGGACCTGGAGGGAAAACTCGACGAGAATGCGACGATAATATTTGTGATGACTCCCCTCTCAACCAACTATGCTAACAACGGGCCTAATATCCTCGGATTAAACGAAGAGCTGACAGAGCCATCCGTCGTGCTTCAAGTCGAGTGCTTACTTCCAACCCCAAATGACGAGGCATTGTTGACAGGAAAGTTTGAGGCAGTCATAGATGAGATTTCCGAGCATGCTGCAAGGACAGGACAAAGTACAATCTTCAAGTACATCAATTACGCACACCAGACACAGGACCCACTTCAGTCGTACGGAGGCGATAATCAGGACTTCTTGGAGAAGGTGGCTCAGACTTATGACCCCAATGGCTTCTTCCAACATCGGGTGTCAGGAGGGTTCAAAATTTCCAAAAGCACTAGAGCCTGA